From Macaca fascicularis isolate 582-1 chromosome 14, T2T-MFA8v1.1, a single genomic window includes:
- the RCN1 gene encoding reticulocalbin-1 produces MARGGRGRRLGFALGLLLALVLAPRVLRAKPTVRKERVVRPDSELGERPPEDNQSFQYDHEAFLGKEDSKTFDQLTPDESKERLGKIVDRIDNDGDGFVTTEELKTWIKRVQKRYIFDNVAKVWKDYDRDKDDKISWEEYKQATYGYYLGNPAEFHDSSDHHTFKKMLPRDERRFKAADLDGDLTATREEFTAFLHPEEFEHMKEIVVLETLEDIDKNGDGFVDQDEYIADMFSHEENGPEPDWVLSEREQFNEFRDLNKDGKLDKDEIRHWILPQDYDHAQAEARHLVYESDKNKDEKLTKEEILENWNMFVGSQATNYGEDLTKNHDEL; encoded by the exons ATGGCGCGCGGTGGCCGTGGCCGCCGCCTGGGGTTCGCCTTGGGACTGCTGCTGGCGCTGGTGCTGGCGCCGCGGGTTCTGCGGGCCAAGCCCACGGTGCGCAAGGAGCGCGTGGTGCGGCCCGATTCGGAGCTGGGCGAGCGGCCCCCTGAGGACAACCAGAGCTTCCAGTACGACCACGAGGCCTTCCTGGGCAAGGAGGACTCCAAGACCTTCGACCAGCTCACCCCGGACGAGAGCAAGGAGAGGCTGGG AAAGATTGTTGATCGAATCGACAATGATGGGGATGGCTTTGTCACTACTGAGGAGCTGAAAACCTGGATCAAACGGGTGCAGAAAAGATACATCTTCGATAATGTCGCCAAAGTCTGGAAGGATTATGATAGGGACAAGGATGATAAAATTTCCTGGGAAGAATACAAACAAGCCACCTATGGTTACTACCTGG GAAACCCCGCGGAGTTTCATGATTCTTCAGATCATCACACCTTTAAAAAGATGCTGCCACGTGACGAGAGAAGATTCAAAGCTGCAGACCTCGATGGTGACCTGACAGCTACGCGGGAGGAGTTCACTGCCTTTCTGCATCCTGAAGAGTTTGAACACATGAAGGAAATTGTGGTTTTG GAAACCCTGGAGGACATCGACAAGAACGGGGATGGGTTTGTGGATCAGGATGAGTATATTG CGGATATGTTTTCCCACGAGGAGAATGGCCCTGAGCCAGACTGGGTTTTATCAGAACGGGAGCAGTTTAACGAATTCCGGGATCTGAACAAGGACGGGAAGTTGGACAAAGATGAGATTCGCCACTGGATCCTCCCTCAAGATTATGATCATGCACAGGCTGAGGCCAGGCATCTGGTATATGAGTCAGACAAAAACAAG GATGAGAAGCTAACTAAAGAGGAAATATTGGAGAATTGGAACATGTTCGTTGGAAGCCAAGCTACCAATTATGGGGAAGATCTCACAAAAAATCATGATGAGCTTTGA